One region of Microbacterium rhizosphaerae genomic DNA includes:
- a CDS encoding NAD(P)H-quinone dehydrogenase: protein MSLSFERTQSVAVLGGGPGGYEAALAAAQLGAEVTLVERAGVGGAAILTDVVPSKSLIATADAAVAIAGASDLGVEFYAKGAEGKPLKPMVAINLAAVNKRLLSLARQQSDDLRATLLEEGVRIVTGHGRLEGNRAVVVSTGPGGTDFDRIEADTLVVSVGASPRQLSSAKPDGERILTWTQLYSMPALPDHLIVVGSGVTGAEFAGAYMNLGAKVTLVSSRDRVLPGEDEDAAAVLEKVFTRGGMQVLSKSRAAKVERTPDGVMVTLSDGRTVEGSHCLMAVGSVPNTAGIGLEDAGVQLAESGHIQVNRVARTSVPNIYAAGDCTTFMPLASVASMQGRTAIFHALGDAVIPLERRRIAANIFTAPEIATIGWQEKDIADGLVEGVAHKLPLAANARAKMMGIKDGFVKIIAHRGSGTVIGGVIVGPRASELIYPVAIAVERRLTVDQVSRVFTVFPSLSGSITDAVRAMHSVEVVREDG, encoded by the coding sequence GCCGTCCTCGGCGGCGGTCCCGGCGGATACGAGGCGGCGCTGGCCGCCGCCCAGCTGGGTGCGGAGGTGACCCTCGTCGAGCGGGCGGGTGTGGGCGGCGCGGCCATCCTCACCGACGTCGTCCCCTCGAAGTCGCTCATCGCGACCGCCGACGCGGCGGTCGCCATCGCCGGGGCGAGCGACCTGGGCGTCGAGTTCTACGCGAAGGGAGCCGAGGGCAAGCCGCTCAAGCCGATGGTGGCGATCAACCTCGCCGCCGTGAACAAGCGGCTCCTCTCCCTCGCCCGCCAGCAGTCGGACGATCTGCGCGCGACGCTCCTCGAAGAGGGCGTGCGGATCGTCACGGGGCACGGACGGCTCGAGGGGAACCGGGCGGTCGTCGTGTCGACAGGTCCCGGTGGCACCGACTTCGACCGCATCGAGGCCGACACGCTCGTCGTCTCGGTCGGAGCGTCGCCCCGCCAGCTGTCGTCGGCGAAGCCTGACGGGGAGCGCATCCTCACGTGGACGCAGCTCTACAGCATGCCCGCCCTGCCCGACCACCTCATCGTCGTCGGCTCCGGTGTCACGGGCGCCGAGTTCGCGGGCGCCTACATGAACCTCGGGGCGAAGGTCACCCTCGTCTCGAGCCGTGACCGCGTGCTTCCGGGCGAGGACGAGGACGCCGCCGCCGTCCTCGAGAAGGTCTTCACCCGCGGCGGGATGCAGGTCCTCTCGAAGTCGCGCGCCGCGAAGGTCGAGCGCACTCCGGACGGCGTGATGGTCACCCTGAGCGACGGGCGCACCGTGGAGGGCAGTCACTGCCTCATGGCCGTCGGGTCTGTTCCGAACACGGCGGGCATCGGCCTGGAGGACGCGGGCGTGCAGCTCGCCGAGTCCGGTCACATCCAGGTCAACCGCGTGGCACGCACCTCCGTGCCGAACATCTACGCGGCGGGCGACTGCACGACGTTCATGCCGCTTGCCTCCGTCGCCTCGATGCAGGGCCGGACCGCGATCTTCCACGCCCTCGGCGACGCGGTCATCCCGCTCGAGCGCCGGCGCATCGCCGCGAACATCTTCACGGCTCCCGAGATCGCGACCATCGGCTGGCAGGAGAAGGACATCGCCGACGGCCTCGTCGAGGGCGTCGCGCACAAGCTGCCGCTCGCGGCGAACGCCCGCGCCAAGATGATGGGCATCAAGGACGGCTTCGTCAAGATCATCGCCCACAGGGGCAGCGGCACCGTCATCGGGGGCGTGATCGTCGGGCCGCGCGCATCCGAGCTGATCTATCCGGTCGCGATCGCGGTGGAGCGCCGCCTCACCGTCGACCAGGTGTCGCGGGTGTTCACGGTGTTCCCGTCGCTGTCGGGGAGCATCACGGACGCCGTGCGCGCCATGCACTCCGTGGAGGTCGTGCGCGAGGACGGCTGA
- a CDS encoding amidohydrolase: MSDTSADTIVLARRIRTMLGREDADSLAIADGRVLAVGDRDAIAALAGPDTVVLEFPDATVVPGLVDAHTHPILSLDMVRGTSLTGISTRAGLVEALERGRDEQAGDEWFLAWGLDPNAFEGEPISHAILHEVLGADRLAYVKMFDAHSAVATDAALRLAGITAPVVNDDGSSVVDDGSGRPSGHLLEFAVMDRVESILPPRSFDDRVRQLRDLLTRMAERGITATHVMDLEADDALALLEAIEAEGELPIRLRLSPWCEPTSDDADVERILALQKRHGRRWAVQGVKLFIDGTVEGGTAWLETPDAFGKGTAAFWSDHEAYARRIRRFHDLGVPTATHAIGDRGIRFVVETLSDLPTPGPQHRIEHIESVDRDVIDLLAAGGIAASMQPTHCTHYVRPDGSDDWSRRLGPQRARRAWRTADVRAAGATLALGSDWPVVGFDPWEIMADAQLRRSSEHPEADPVAPEQALTARQALEGYTTHAHRSVGVGGGALVPGAVADLVVLDIDPLAVTPDELAHARPLLTMLDGCVTARLEGAVTAGGAR, translated from the coding sequence GTGAGCGACACCTCAGCAGACACGATCGTCCTCGCCCGCCGCATCCGCACGATGCTCGGTCGGGAGGATGCCGACTCCCTGGCCATCGCGGACGGGCGCGTGCTCGCGGTGGGCGACCGAGATGCCATCGCTGCGCTCGCCGGGCCCGACACCGTCGTCCTCGAGTTCCCCGACGCGACGGTCGTCCCCGGTCTGGTCGATGCGCACACGCACCCGATCCTGAGCCTCGACATGGTGCGGGGGACGTCGCTCACCGGCATCTCCACGCGCGCGGGACTGGTCGAGGCGCTCGAGCGCGGGCGCGACGAACAGGCCGGCGACGAGTGGTTCCTCGCGTGGGGACTCGATCCCAACGCCTTCGAGGGCGAGCCGATCTCGCACGCGATCCTGCATGAGGTGCTGGGTGCGGACCGGCTCGCGTACGTCAAGATGTTCGACGCCCATTCGGCGGTCGCGACGGATGCCGCCCTCCGCCTGGCCGGGATCACGGCCCCCGTCGTCAACGACGACGGCTCATCGGTCGTCGACGACGGCAGCGGCCGCCCTTCCGGCCACCTCCTCGAGTTCGCCGTCATGGACCGGGTGGAGTCGATTCTGCCGCCACGCTCCTTCGACGACCGCGTGCGGCAGCTGCGCGACCTGCTCACCCGCATGGCCGAGCGCGGCATCACGGCGACGCACGTCATGGATCTGGAGGCCGACGACGCGCTCGCGCTGCTCGAGGCGATCGAGGCGGAGGGCGAGCTGCCGATCCGTCTGCGGCTCTCGCCGTGGTGCGAGCCGACCTCCGACGACGCGGACGTGGAGCGCATCCTGGCGCTGCAGAAGCGCCACGGCCGCCGCTGGGCGGTGCAGGGCGTCAAGCTGTTCATCGACGGCACGGTCGAGGGCGGCACCGCCTGGCTCGAGACGCCGGACGCCTTCGGCAAGGGCACCGCGGCGTTCTGGAGCGACCACGAGGCGTATGCGCGCCGCATCCGTCGCTTCCACGATCTCGGCGTGCCCACGGCGACCCACGCCATCGGCGACCGCGGCATCCGCTTCGTCGTCGAGACGCTGTCGGACCTGCCCACGCCCGGACCGCAGCACCGCATCGAGCACATCGAGTCCGTCGACCGCGACGTGATCGACCTGCTGGCCGCAGGCGGCATCGCCGCCAGCATGCAGCCCACCCACTGCACGCACTACGTGCGGCCGGACGGCAGCGACGACTGGTCGCGCCGGCTCGGACCCCAACGCGCCCGACGGGCGTGGCGGACCGCCGACGTGCGGGCTGCGGGTGCCACCCTGGCTCTCGGCTCGGACTGGCCGGTCGTCGGGTTCGACCCGTGGGAGATCATGGCCGACGCCCAGCTGCGGCGGTCGTCGGAGCATCCCGAGGCCGATCCGGTCGCGCCCGAGCAGGCGCTGACCGCCCGTCAGGCGCTCGAGGGCTACACCACGCACGCGCACCGGTCCGTCGGGGTCGGCGGCGGGGCGCTCGTCCCCGGCGCGGTGGCCGACCTCGTGGTGCTCGACATCGATCCGCTGGCTGTGACGCCCGACGAGCTCGCGCACGCGCGGCCGCTGCTCACGATGCTGGACGGCTGCGTGACGGCGCGGCTCGAAGGCGCCGTGACGGCCGGGGGCGCACGCTGA
- a CDS encoding APC family permease: MSENSAPEALISPTEATAQVTDGRFRRVLGVPSLVLFGLVYMVPLTVFTTYGIVTQLTGGRVVDAYLITLVAMMFTARSYARMSVAYPYAGSAYVYTQQSFGGAIGFLAGWSLLLDYLFLPMINYLILGLYMNNAFPAVANWIWIVLGIALVTVLNIIGIISVARTNFVIIALQGVFIVVFLALSIASATGHGVDPLLPFRGDGSVSGFATLFQGAAILCLSFLGFDSVSTLSEEAKDAKRTVPRAIMIVTIAAGIIFIVISFAAQIAFPSNAFHSADTASVEVVTAVGGHWLSALFIAGFTAGGLGSALTSQASVARILFAMGRDGVLPRRIFGHLSTRFGTPVVATLIVSVVSLLAIVFDLLTLSNMISFGALIAFSFVNLAVFKHYFVDKRERTGGAWFSNLVLPLIGFALTVWLWTSLAPVTFAIGLAWLAAGFVILLIVTRFFRRPTPTLDLSERQ, from the coding sequence ATGTCCGAGAATTCCGCCCCCGAAGCCTTGATCAGCCCGACGGAGGCGACGGCCCAGGTCACCGATGGACGCTTCCGGCGCGTTCTCGGCGTGCCGTCGCTCGTCCTGTTCGGTCTGGTCTACATGGTGCCGCTCACGGTCTTCACGACCTACGGCATCGTCACGCAGCTCACCGGCGGACGCGTCGTCGACGCGTACCTCATCACGCTCGTCGCGATGATGTTCACCGCGCGGTCGTACGCCCGGATGTCCGTCGCCTACCCGTACGCGGGATCGGCCTATGTGTACACGCAGCAGAGTTTCGGAGGCGCCATCGGCTTCCTCGCCGGCTGGTCGCTCCTGCTGGACTACCTGTTCCTGCCGATGATCAACTACCTGATCCTCGGGCTCTACATGAACAACGCCTTCCCCGCGGTGGCCAACTGGATCTGGATCGTGCTCGGGATCGCGCTCGTGACGGTTCTGAACATCATCGGCATCATCTCGGTGGCGCGCACGAACTTCGTGATCATCGCGCTGCAGGGGGTCTTCATCGTCGTCTTCCTCGCGCTGTCCATCGCGTCGGCGACCGGGCACGGCGTCGATCCGCTGCTCCCGTTCCGCGGCGACGGCTCGGTCTCGGGCTTCGCGACGTTGTTCCAGGGCGCCGCGATCCTGTGCCTGTCGTTCCTCGGCTTCGACTCGGTGTCGACTCTGTCGGAGGAGGCGAAGGATGCGAAGCGCACGGTGCCCCGAGCCATCATGATCGTCACGATCGCGGCAGGCATCATCTTCATCGTCATCTCGTTCGCGGCACAGATCGCGTTCCCCTCCAATGCCTTCCACTCGGCGGACACCGCCAGCGTCGAGGTCGTCACGGCCGTCGGCGGCCACTGGCTCTCGGCACTGTTCATCGCGGGCTTCACCGCCGGTGGACTCGGATCGGCCCTCACCTCTCAGGCGTCGGTCGCCCGCATCCTGTTCGCCATGGGACGGGACGGAGTGCTCCCCCGGCGGATCTTCGGACACCTGAGCACGCGCTTCGGCACGCCGGTCGTCGCCACTCTCATCGTGTCGGTCGTCTCGCTCCTCGCGATCGTCTTCGACCTGCTCACGCTGTCGAACATGATCAGCTTCGGCGCCCTGATCGCCTTCTCGTTCGTGAACCTCGCGGTCTTCAAGCACTACTTCGTCGACAAGCGGGAGCGCACCGGCGGCGCGTGGTTCAGCAACCTCGTCCTGCCGCTCATCGGCTTCGCCCTCACCGTCTGGCTGTGGACGAGCCTGGCGCCGGTGACCTTCGCGATCGGCCTCGCCTGGCTCGCCGCCGGCTTCGTCATCCTGCTGATCGTGACGCGCTTCTTCCGCCGTCCCACGCCGACCCTCGACCTCTCGGAGCGACAGTGA
- a CDS encoding LacI family DNA-binding transcriptional regulator gives MRTDRAATLQDIADRLGISRSTVSFAITGRGRVSEETRRRVHEVAAEIGYHPNTLARSLRGARTGMIALALPRDTSTMAYYMEATFGVVEEADRAGLIVSMLTADASPSQLDRVHADGVILLDPLADDESARAILSGRLPVVTGEPVPPGLPEPRGDVMSDHASGVAELMDHLAERGSRHPALLSLDVPMQWAMTVRETFETWCRDRGIPPRVVALAHPATPDGIHRSVTELLEGPEPVDAVVTTADGTVLSVVTSAERLGRRVGTDLLVAAAVDSAALELTQPSITAIDLHAREFGRRCMRALVAVLDADAAGAPRQFVREVIPLTLRRRQSTAGPVAPPR, from the coding sequence ATGCGTACCGATCGGGCGGCGACCCTCCAGGACATCGCCGACCGCCTCGGCATCTCCCGCTCCACGGTGTCGTTCGCGATCACCGGCCGCGGCCGGGTGTCGGAGGAGACACGACGCCGTGTGCACGAGGTCGCGGCCGAGATCGGCTACCACCCGAACACGCTCGCCCGCAGCCTCCGCGGCGCCCGGACGGGCATGATCGCCCTCGCGCTGCCGCGGGACACGTCGACCATGGCGTACTACATGGAGGCGACGTTCGGCGTCGTGGAGGAGGCCGACCGGGCGGGCCTGATCGTCTCGATGCTCACCGCCGACGCGTCGCCCTCTCAGCTGGACCGCGTGCATGCCGACGGCGTGATCCTCCTCGACCCGCTCGCGGACGACGAGTCGGCACGCGCGATCCTGTCCGGGCGGCTTCCGGTCGTGACGGGCGAACCCGTGCCGCCCGGGCTGCCCGAGCCGCGGGGCGACGTGATGAGCGACCACGCGAGCGGCGTCGCCGAGCTCATGGATCACCTCGCCGAGCGCGGGAGCCGGCATCCTGCGCTGCTGTCGCTCGACGTGCCGATGCAGTGGGCCATGACCGTGCGGGAGACGTTCGAGACCTGGTGCAGGGATCGCGGCATCCCTCCGCGTGTCGTCGCGCTCGCGCATCCCGCGACGCCCGATGGCATCCATCGGTCCGTGACCGAGCTGCTCGAGGGACCGGAGCCCGTCGACGCGGTGGTCACGACCGCGGACGGCACGGTCCTGAGCGTGGTCACGAGCGCGGAGCGCCTCGGCCGCCGGGTGGGCACGGACCTGCTGGTCGCGGCGGCCGTCGATTCCGCCGCGCTGGAGCTCACCCAGCCGTCGATCACCGCGATCGATCTGCACGCGCGCGAGTTCGGCCGGCGCTGCATGCGGGCGCTCGTCGCGGTGCTCGATGCCGATGCCGCGGGCGCGCCCCGGCAGTTCGTGCGCGAGGTCATCCCTCTGACGCTTCGCCGCCGGCAGTCCACCGCCGGACCCGTCGCACCGCCGCGCTGA
- a CDS encoding acetyl/propionyl/methylcrotonyl-CoA carboxylase subunit alpha has product MPQIAKVLVANRGEIAVRVIRAARDSGKASVAVYADQDRDALHARLADEAYALEGTTSAETYLSIDKILGVARRSGADAVHPGYGFLAENADFARAVTAAGLVWIGPSPEAIEALGDKVTARHVAEKVGAPLAPGTPGPVAGADEVVAFAETVGLPIAIKAAYGGGGRGLKVAREMAEIPELFDSATREAIAAFGRGECFVEKYLDKPRHVETQCLADAEGNVVVVSTRDCSLQRRHQKLVEEAPAPFLTAEQNATLYASSKAILREVGYVGAGTCEFLIGADGTISFLEVNTRLQVEHPVSEEVTGIDLVREQFRIAEGGTLDYDDPEPQGHSIEFRINGEDPGRGFLPQPGPIKVFKTFGGPGVRLDSGVTAGDTVSGAFDSLLGKVIVTGRDRAEALERSRRALDEFEVGGLPTVIPFHRKVVRDPAFTAEDGRFGVYTRWIETEFVNDIPAWDGELDGPQATETRHTVVVEVSGKRLEVSLPDRIVAPVAQTAGRPAAVPPSRRSHEHTVVAGASGDAVKAPMQATIVKVAVEEGQLVVKGDLVIVLEAMKMEQPIQAHKDGVVGSINADPGTTVSAGHQLLLIS; this is encoded by the coding sequence ATGCCTCAGATCGCCAAGGTTCTCGTTGCCAACCGTGGCGAGATCGCCGTCCGTGTCATCCGCGCCGCGCGCGATTCCGGAAAGGCGTCGGTGGCCGTCTACGCCGACCAGGACCGCGACGCCCTGCACGCGCGCCTCGCCGACGAGGCCTACGCGCTCGAGGGCACCACGAGCGCCGAGACCTACCTCTCGATCGACAAGATCCTCGGCGTCGCCCGGCGCTCGGGAGCGGATGCCGTGCACCCCGGCTACGGCTTCCTCGCCGAGAACGCCGACTTCGCCCGGGCGGTCACCGCCGCGGGCCTGGTCTGGATCGGCCCCAGCCCCGAGGCCATCGAGGCCCTGGGCGACAAGGTCACCGCTCGTCACGTCGCCGAGAAGGTCGGCGCCCCCCTGGCCCCCGGCACGCCCGGCCCGGTCGCGGGCGCCGACGAGGTCGTCGCGTTCGCCGAGACCGTGGGACTGCCCATCGCGATCAAGGCCGCGTACGGCGGCGGCGGACGCGGCCTCAAGGTCGCCCGCGAGATGGCCGAGATCCCCGAGCTGTTCGACTCGGCGACGCGCGAGGCGATCGCCGCGTTCGGCCGCGGCGAGTGCTTCGTGGAGAAGTACCTCGACAAGCCGCGCCACGTCGAGACGCAGTGCCTCGCGGATGCCGAGGGCAACGTCGTCGTCGTCTCGACGCGCGACTGCTCGCTGCAGCGCCGCCACCAGAAGCTCGTCGAGGAGGCTCCCGCGCCGTTCCTGACGGCCGAGCAGAACGCCACTCTCTACGCGTCGTCGAAGGCCATCCTGCGCGAGGTCGGCTACGTCGGGGCGGGAACCTGCGAGTTCCTGATCGGCGCCGACGGCACGATCTCGTTCCTCGAGGTCAACACGCGGCTCCAGGTCGAGCACCCGGTGTCCGAGGAGGTCACCGGCATCGACCTCGTGCGCGAGCAGTTCCGCATCGCCGAGGGCGGCACGCTCGACTACGACGACCCGGAGCCCCAGGGCCACTCCATCGAGTTCCGCATCAACGGCGAGGACCCGGGCCGCGGATTCCTGCCGCAGCCCGGCCCCATCAAGGTCTTCAAGACGTTCGGCGGCCCGGGCGTGCGGCTCGACTCCGGCGTCACCGCCGGCGACACGGTCAGCGGCGCGTTCGACTCGCTGCTCGGCAAGGTCATCGTGACCGGCCGCGACCGCGCGGAGGCGCTCGAGCGCTCACGCCGCGCGCTCGACGAATTCGAGGTCGGCGGACTGCCGACGGTCATCCCGTTCCACCGGAAGGTCGTGCGCGACCCGGCGTTCACCGCGGAGGACGGCCGCTTCGGCGTCTACACCCGGTGGATCGAGACCGAGTTCGTCAACGACATCCCCGCGTGGGACGGCGAGCTGGACGGTCCTCAGGCGACCGAGACGCGCCACACCGTGGTCGTCGAGGTCTCGGGCAAGCGCCTCGAGGTGAGCCTTCCCGACCGCATCGTCGCCCCCGTCGCGCAGACCGCCGGCCGTCCCGCAGCGGTGCCGCCGTCGCGGCGCTCGCACGAGCACACCGTCGTCGCCGGCGCATCCGGCGACGCCGTCAAGGCGCCCATGCAGGCCACGATCGTCAAGGTCGCGGTGGAGGAGGGCCAGCTGGTCGTCAAGGGCGACCTCGTCATCGTGCTCGAGGCCATGAAGATGGAGCAGCCGATCCAGGCGCACAAGGACGGCGTCGTGGGCTCGATCAACGCCGACCCCGGCACGACCGTGTCGGCGGGGCACCAGCTGCTGCTCATCAGCTGA
- a CDS encoding Maf family protein, protein MRVLLASTSPARLMLLRQAGIEPETLAPDVDEEAVIAAVERVEGRLPPADHVLLLARRKAADVAARAAAEGFTGIVIGGDSMFEIEGRILGKPYTPDIAAGRWHGMRGRTGVLHSGHSVYLLSPDAEPAEAHAVAEASVSFTADMTDDEIDAYVATGEPLHVAGAFTIDSLGGPFIERVEGDPSTVVGMSLSTVRRLVRELGIAWPSLWTRS, encoded by the coding sequence ATGCGCGTGCTCCTGGCCTCGACCTCGCCCGCCCGACTCATGCTGCTGCGGCAGGCGGGCATCGAGCCCGAGACGCTCGCGCCGGATGTCGACGAGGAGGCGGTCATCGCCGCGGTCGAGCGCGTCGAGGGGCGGCTTCCGCCCGCCGACCACGTGCTGCTCCTCGCCCGCCGCAAGGCCGCCGACGTCGCGGCGCGCGCGGCCGCCGAGGGCTTCACCGGCATCGTCATCGGCGGCGACTCGATGTTCGAGATCGAGGGGCGTATCCTCGGCAAGCCGTACACCCCGGACATCGCGGCTGGGCGCTGGCACGGGATGCGCGGCCGCACGGGTGTCCTGCACTCCGGGCACAGCGTCTATCTGCTCTCACCGGATGCCGAGCCGGCCGAGGCGCACGCGGTGGCCGAGGCGTCCGTCTCGTTCACCGCCGACATGACCGACGACGAGATCGACGCTTATGTCGCGACCGGCGAGCCGCTGCATGTCGCCGGGGCGTTCACGATCGACAGTCTCGGCGGGCCGTTCATCGAGCGCGTGGAGGGCGACCCGTCGACGGTGGTCGGGATGTCGCTGTCCACGGTGCGGCGGCTCGTCCGGGAGCTCGGGATCGCCTGGCCGAGCCTGTGGACGCGCTCGTAG
- a CDS encoding class I SAM-dependent RNA methyltransferase: MVSTGAVGDEVELAIEGVAHGGVFVARHGGDAESRGRVVFVPEVIPGERVRARLTQAGAKSFWRAEPIEILDASPHRRPHVWPQADINVPAAERPGGADFGHIALEHQRELKATVISDALRRMGGVEPGDLAVAPAGADETVDGTGWRTRVSLHVDEKGRIGPFASRSHEVVPVVDLPLATRAIAHAADRLTGAEPGRVDFVQPADGRVRILRRPAARRAHHKPETVVEVVDDREFRVDAGGFWQVHRLAAAALSAAVRAGLATAGGVDPDAAHLDLYGGVGLFAATLAELGGPRTRVTSVESDPAATEHAGDNLAEWVGARAVTGRVDRWMRQLADTASAAERSRLAAGVTLLDPPRAGAGREVVDAIAGLAPASVVYVACDPVALARDLATFRGHGYEPAVLRALDLFPNSHHVETVAILTRS, from the coding sequence ATGGTTTCGACGGGCGCCGTGGGCGACGAGGTGGAGCTCGCGATCGAGGGCGTCGCGCACGGCGGCGTGTTCGTCGCACGCCACGGGGGCGATGCCGAATCCCGCGGGCGGGTCGTCTTCGTCCCCGAGGTCATCCCGGGCGAGCGCGTCCGCGCCCGCCTCACCCAGGCCGGTGCGAAGTCCTTCTGGCGCGCGGAGCCGATCGAGATCCTGGATGCGTCGCCCCACCGCCGCCCGCACGTGTGGCCGCAGGCCGACATCAACGTGCCGGCGGCCGAGCGACCCGGCGGCGCCGACTTCGGCCACATCGCGCTCGAGCACCAGCGCGAGCTCAAGGCGACGGTGATCTCCGACGCGCTGCGCCGAATGGGCGGGGTCGAGCCCGGGGATCTCGCGGTCGCCCCGGCCGGCGCCGACGAAACCGTCGACGGCACCGGCTGGCGCACGCGCGTCAGTCTGCACGTCGACGAGAAGGGGCGGATCGGCCCGTTCGCGTCGCGCAGCCACGAGGTGGTGCCGGTCGTGGACCTGCCGCTCGCGACCCGCGCCATCGCCCATGCGGCCGACCGCCTCACGGGCGCCGAGCCGGGGCGAGTCGACTTCGTGCAGCCGGCGGACGGGCGCGTTCGCATCCTCCGCCGTCCCGCGGCGAGGCGTGCGCACCACAAGCCCGAGACCGTCGTCGAGGTCGTCGACGATCGCGAGTTCCGCGTGGATGCCGGCGGGTTCTGGCAGGTCCACCGCCTCGCTGCGGCGGCGCTCAGCGCCGCCGTCCGCGCGGGGCTCGCGACGGCAGGCGGAGTCGATCCGGATGCCGCGCACCTCGACCTGTACGGCGGGGTCGGACTCTTCGCCGCCACGCTCGCGGAGCTCGGCGGGCCGCGCACGCGCGTCACCTCCGTCGAGTCCGACCCCGCTGCGACCGAGCACGCCGGAGACAACCTCGCCGAGTGGGTCGGGGCCCGCGCCGTCACCGGCAGGGTGGACCGGTGGATGCGTCAGCTCGCCGACACGGCGTCCGCCGCCGAGCGATCGCGTCTCGCGGCGGGCGTCACGCTCCTCGACCCGCCGCGCGCCGGAGCGGGGCGCGAGGTCGTCGACGCGATCGCGGGGCTGGCCCCCGCATCCGTCGTCTACGTCGCCTGCGACCCCGTCGCGCTCGCGCGGGACCTGGCCACGTTCCGCGGCCACGGTTACGAGCCCGCGGTCCTCAGGGCGCTGGACCTGTTCCCCAACTCCCACCATGTCGAGACGGTGGCGATACTGACGCGGTCGTGA
- a CDS encoding response regulator transcription factor yields MTQVALIDDHESVRLGLEAACDRNRSLHVVFSGSTVTSYLDWRRFSDSPPADVVVLDLTLGDGTTIPENVRALTSDGSSVIIHSVADRPDAVREALAAGAAGVISKASPTEDVLDAIRTVARGELLDNVEWASAVEGDRLFADAQLSMRERDVLRLYAAGLPLKAVADRLGIAYSTAKENITRVRMKYIDVGRPAPTKVDLLRRAMEDGILNVEEGAGGG; encoded by the coding sequence ATGACGCAGGTGGCGCTGATCGACGACCATGAGTCCGTGCGGCTCGGGCTGGAAGCGGCCTGCGACCGGAACCGCTCGCTGCACGTCGTGTTCTCCGGGAGCACGGTCACGTCGTACCTCGACTGGCGCCGGTTCAGCGACTCGCCGCCCGCCGACGTGGTCGTCCTCGACCTCACACTCGGCGACGGGACGACGATCCCGGAGAACGTGCGCGCGCTGACATCCGACGGCTCCAGCGTCATCATCCACTCGGTCGCCGACCGGCCGGACGCGGTCCGCGAGGCGCTCGCCGCGGGTGCTGCAGGCGTCATCAGCAAGGCCTCGCCGACCGAGGACGTGCTCGACGCGATCCGCACGGTGGCGCGCGGCGAGCTTCTGGACAACGTCGAGTGGGCCAGCGCCGTCGAGGGCGACCGGCTCTTCGCCGATGCGCAGCTGTCGATGCGCGAGCGCGACGTGCTGAGGCTGTACGCCGCGGGGCTGCCCTTGAAGGCCGTCGCCGATCGTCTCGGGATCGCGTACTCCACCGCGAAGGAGAACATCACCCGGGTGCGCATGAAGTACATCGACGTCGGCCGGCCGGCGCCGACCAAGGTCGATCTGCTCCGCCGCGCCATGGAGGACGGCATCCTCAACGTCGAAGAAGGCGCCGGTGGCGGCTGA